Proteins from a genomic interval of Candidatus Kuenenbacteria bacterium HGW-Kuenenbacteria-1:
- the lepB gene encoding signal peptidase I, giving the protein MQKEISENKNWKSIFIEFIQMALIALAIVIPIRYFLIQPFYVKGASMEPNFHNHEYLIVNKIIYRLGNPQKGDVIVFKYPKSLNDYYIKRVIGLPEERVKIINKEITIYNKENPNGKIFDENKFLPEKYKVEKSIDITLGKDEYFVMGDNRGHSFDSSAEGFGSLERKFIVGKTWIRAWPFNKFTIFGN; this is encoded by the coding sequence ATGCAAAAAGAAATTTCAGAAAATAAAAATTGGAAATCTATTTTTATAGAATTTATTCAAATGGCCTTGATTGCTTTAGCCATTGTTATTCCTATTAGATATTTTTTGATTCAACCATTTTATGTTAAAGGCGCTTCAATGGAACCAAATTTTCACAATCACGAATATTTAATTGTGAATAAAATTATTTACCGATTGGGTAATCCGCAAAAAGGCGATGTAATTGTATTTAAATATCCAAAAAGTCTCAATGATTATTATATTAAAAGAGTTATTGGTTTACCCGAAGAAAGAGTAAAAATTATTAATAAAGAAATTACTATTTATAATAAAGAAAATCCTAATGGAAAAATTTTTGATGAAAATAAATTTCTTCCTGAAAAATATAAGGTTGAAAAAAGTATTGATATTACTTTAGGAAAAGATGAATATTTTGTTATGGGCGATAATCGAGGGCATAGTTTTGATTCTAGCGCCGAAGGTTTTGGCTCATTAGAACGAAAATTTATTGTAGGAAAAACATGGATTAGGGCTTGGCCGTTTAATAAATTTACAATTTTT